The Nitrospirota bacterium genome includes the window ATCGATGAGATCCTCGGGGAGCGGAGGAAGAGAATCCCGACCGGCGAGCTCAACCAGTTCCTCTCCCGGATGCTCTCGACAAAGCCCTTTCCCAAATATCGCGGCAGAGAGGTAAAGCTCTTCTACATGACGCAGGTCGGCACAGAACCGCCTACCTTCGCCCTCTTTGTGAACTATCCCGCAGCGGTCAAAGAGCAGCAGATCCGGCATATCGAAAAGGCGCTGCGCGACGCCTTTTCGTTCAAGGGCACACCCCTTAGGATCCAGGTAAAAGCCCGCTCACGGTAATACCTTACTGTAAGTCTCTCTAAATATGGTAAAATAAACGTTAGCAGTTGCAGCACGCAGCATCGGGGGCGCCTCGTTACGGGTGGGGATACGTCGGAGCTCATTAACGCTGTCCACGTGCAGACCAAGGAGGAAAGGCAATGCAGAAAATACTGGTGGCCCATGACGGGTCCAAATCTTCCGATAAGGCGTTGAAGAAAGCCATAGAGATCGCGCTCAGCCTTAACGCGTCCCTCACCGTGCTCGCCGTGGTCCCCGAGCTCTACCTCACCGAGCTCCCCGAGGCCGACAGAAACCGCATCTTCGAGTCCCTCTCCGAAGAGACGCGCGACGCGATGGAGAAGATACGGAAGTCGCTGTCGGGCAAGTCGATCGAGGTAAAGACGCTCATACGGCAGGGCGACCCCGCAGAAAAGATCATCGAGACGGCGCAGAAGATGAAAGTTGATATGATCGTCACCGGCTCGCACGGACGGCACGGCGCGAAAAAGTTTCTCCTCGGGAGCGTCTCAGCAAAGGTGGTCGATTACGCGCGCTGCTCCGTGCTGGTAGTCAAATAGCTCATAGCTGACAGCTGATAGGGTGACCATAATTGTGCGTCTTTGCTTTTGCTATGAGCTATCAGCTATGAGCTATTAGGTATCAGCTCGTCATGCCAGGCAGGTTCTGTTCTTTCCCGCCCTCTTCGCCCGGTACAGGGCCGCGTCGGCCTTCGTAATGAGCGCATCGAGGCTCTCTGCATCCATACCGTAGGTGGCGATGCCGAAGCTTGCGGTGACCTTCGTCCTCTTTGTCCGGCTTATCGCGATGACCATGACCTCGACCGCGGTCCTAATCCGCTCGGCTACGTCGAGGGCCGTCATCTTGTCAGTGTTCGGCAGCACGATGACGAACTCCTCGCCGCCGTAGCGCACTCCGATATCCGAAGCGCGGATATTCTTCGCGATCGCCTGGGCGAGGCTCCTCAGCGCCACATCCCCGGCGTCGTGCCCGTGGGTGTCGTTGAAGGCCTTGAAGTTGTCGATATCGAACATGACGATGCTCAGGAGCTGGTTGTTCCTGTCGGCTATGGCCAGCTGCTTTTCCATGAACGTCTCGAGGTACCGGCGGTTGTAGAGGCCGGTCAGGGGATCGATGAGGGCGAGCTTCTTGTTCGCTTCGAGGAGCCGCATCGTGTTGATGACCGGCGTCAGCAGGGCGATGAAATTGTCGATCGTCTCCTTGATGTCCTCGCTGAAGAACCCCGGCTGCGCGCTGTACATATAGAGTATCCCCGCGATGGAGCCGCCGATGTTGAGAGCGGTGCAGCAGTAACTCCCGGTCTTTGCCGCTGCGCTCTGGTACGGGCAGGCGTACTCCTTCGAGAGGTCCTTTATGAGGAAGGTGCCCGAATAGATATAGGATTTGCAGCGCTCGAGCCCCGGGAAGTGGTGGAGGTCCTTCACCCCCGTATCGTTGTGCTTCAGGATCTCGATGGTCCGGCGCCTCGCCGGATCGATGGCGACGAACGAGAGGGCGTTTATCCGCCCCGACCCTTTTCTGAGGGAGAGGAGGTAATGCCGGAAGATCTCGTACGCCTCCTCCTCGGTCAACGCCCTGGTGAGCTCCCGGGAAAAGGAGGCGATCGCGTTCAGCACGTTGTCCTTCTGCAGCGATGCCTTCCGCTCTTCATCCCGGTAGAGGATCAGCGAGATGCTCTTCGCCATGGTCTCGATCAGCTCGAGCTCGTGCTCCGCGTACCCGCCTTTCTTGTTGGCGAGGGCAATCAGCCCCATGACCCGGTCATGCCATAAGAAGGGGATTCCCAGGAAGGTATGGAGCGGCAGGTGTCCTTCCGGAACGCCCTTCCTCCGGGGGTCGTCCGGGTGGTTGCTGATCACCGCTTTCTTCGTCTGGATCACCGAGCCGAAGAGGTTATCCATGAAAGGACAGGGAAAGGCGCCGTCAGCGTCGAACCGCTGCATCGCCTTGTCATAGAGCTTCTTCCGGTGAGACCCCCGCCATTTCATGCCGCTCATGGCGATGATCTGGAGCGCCTTCTTTTCGCCGGCATCGCCGAGAGAGCCCACTGCACCGTATTCGCTGCCGGTCACTTTGACGGCGACGTTGAGGAGGTGGCTGATGGGGTCGCTGATGTCATCGGTTCGTATATATGAGACAATGGCCTTGTTTATGGCCGATATGGTGCTGTGCTGGCGCTCGATCTCCCGATAAGTAGCCCTCAGGACAGAGAGATCGGTGATGAAGGCGAACTCGCCGGTGACCCTTCCCGAGCCGTCGGCGAGCGGCGATGCTGACACCATGGTATAGATCTCCCGCCCGTTCCTGCTCCGGAAGGCTACGGGATAGCTCTCGGAGACGCCCTCGCGCCGCTTCTCAAGCGCCCGCCTCAGCGCCTCTCCCTGCTCTCCGTCCACCAGGTCGTAGATGCTCTTTCCCGGGAGTTCCGCCTCTTTGTAACCGAGGAACCGGGAGAGCGAGCGGTTCACCTTGCTGATCCTTCCTTCGAGATCGATCTCCCAGTATCCCTCTTTTGCGGTCTCGAGTATCCTCTGGTTTCTCTGTTCGAGGGTAAAGAGCCTCGTCACATCGGTCAGCACCAGGGCGATCTCTTCCAGTTCATCCTGTGCGCTCATAATAGGGGTGACGCTCGCATTCACCCAGAGCACTGTGCCATCGGCCTTTTTGATCCCCCTGATGATATTTCCCAGGGGCCTCCCGGTCTTGATCACCTGGTATACCGGCATATCGTTCCTGGCCACCCTGCCGCCGGACTCGTTGAGAAGGGCGAAAGGAGGCGCGTGGTACGGTTTGCCGACCATCTCCTCCCGGGTCGTCCCGAAGAGATCGAGCGCCGCCTGGTTGATCTCCCTCACCGTACCGGCCCTGTCGAACAGGATAAGGCCCTCGGAGAGGGTCTTCAGAACATTCCCGAGCCTGTTCCGTTCATGCCTGATAGCCTCGCTTTCGACGAACCGGTCCGTTATATCGTTGAAGACACCGCTCGCCGTAGTCTCTCTCTTTTTGAAAGCCCCCTCGATGATTTTATTCTTCAGATGAAAGATAAAGGCAGCCGGCTCCTCGCCGGCAGGGGTCTGCTGCACAAAGGCGGTCCATTGCTCCCTGCTCTTGAGCAGCCGGACAAAGGAGCTCCCCGCCGCCTGCTCGGCGCGCTCGAACCCGAGCTCCCGGATGCCGTGCCGGTTGACCCAGAGTATGGTGCCCTCGCTGTCGAGCTCCACTTCGATGAATCCTGCCTGCAGCATATCAAGAGACTCCTTGAAGCGTTGCAGCTGATCCACGATCATGACTCCTTTATGAGCGGCATGAATTTTTTCAGGGCCTCCCTGTAGGTGACAGGGGTAAAGCCGAACTGTTTGCTGATCGCATCCCGATCGCAAATATTATCCGCCTGGAGAAGCTCGAGCTGCTCGGCCGTGACCGTGGGGATCGTCTTTCCGAGCAGGCCGAAGAAGGCGCTCGAGAGCTTCGCGAAGGGGAGGCTCATTTTCACCATTTCCATCGGGATATGGCGTATCGGCTTCCTCACGCCCATCGCCCCCATGAACTGGGTGAGGAGCTCGTTGTAGGTCAGATGCTCCGGTCCGCCGATTTCGAAGATCTTCGATCCGGCGCTGCCGCGCTCGGGTGGATGCTCGCTGTCCGGGAAGACCGTCGCAAAGCAGCGCACCCAGTCATCGATCGAGAGGGGCTGGAACTTCGCCGTACCGCTCCCCGGCACCGGGACGAAGGGGCCCAGGGAGACGAGCGTCTTCAGCTTTTCGGTAAAGCCGTCGTCCGGTCCGATGATGAGCGACGGCCTGAATATGGTGGAGGGGATGCCGCTCGCCTTGACGATCTCTTCCGCTTCCGCCTTTGTCTTGAGGTAGCGCTGCCCGGCGCTCACCGAGGCGCCGAGGGCGCTCTGGTAAAAAACATGGCGCACCTTTGCGCGCTGCGCCTCTTCGACGAGATTGCGCGTACCTTCGACATGAACCTTCTCGAAGGTCACGGAGCCCTTTTCTTCGATAATACCGACGAGATGCACCGCGATACTGCAGCCTTCGAGCGCTCCTCTGAGGCTCTCCCTGTCGGTGATATCTCCGGCGATGGTCTGAAATCCTGAACTGCTGCAGAGGTCTGCTTTGTGTGGAGTGCGTATGAGGCAGCGGGCCCTATACGTGCCCTGCGTGAGAGAACGGATCAAGTGTCTTCCGACAAATCCTGTGCCGCCTGCGATAAAAAGCATCAGCTTATGGTTTCATCCCTCGCTCCCGGTACTCTAGCGCAAGAACCGCACCGATGTCCAGTGAAAAATACCTCTTCGCTACGTGAGCAATTCCTTGAGCGCGACCAGCGACCGTTCCTCGATCTCGCGGTGCAGGCTGTTGCCGTGCGCATCCATGGTGACGATCACCGGGAAGTCCGCCACCTCGAGCAGCCACATCGCTTCGGCAGCGCCGAACTCCTCTATTTTCCACCCGGTCACGACCCGCTGGATCCTGTCGGCGAGATACGCTGCCGTGCCGCTCACCGCGTGGAGATAAACGCAGCCGTGCTGCTTGAGCGCTTCCCGCGTGCCCTCTCCCATGCCTCCTTTGCCGATGATGCCCCTGATGCCGTAGCGCTTGATGACCTCCGGCTCGTACAGCTCGACTCTCATGCTCGTCGTCGGGCCGGCAGCGATGAGCCGGTAGGTATCGTCGGTCCTGGTGATGATCGGTCCGCAGTGGTAAATGACGCCCCCTTCGAGGCTGAACGGCATCTCGCCGCTCGCCGGGCGCTCCTGGACAAGAAACTTGTGCGCCTTGTCCCGGCCGGTGACGACAGGGCCGCTCAAGAGCAGCATATCGCCTACCGCGAGCTTCAGGACATCTTCAGGTGAAAGCGGTGTCGTTATCCTTCGGGCATCCATTCAGGTGCGCCTCCTCGTAAAAGACAAGTAAGAAGTAAGAACTGAGAAGTGGGAACTGAGAAGCAGGAAGTGAAGACAGGAGTCAGAATAAAGGATATCCCCTAAGCTCCCCCTTCTTCTTACTTCTTACTTCTTACTTCTTACTTCTTACTTGTCTTTTACCATATCAGCCGTCCCCTCCGGTTCGCCCAGCAGGCGAACGAGACATCGACGAAGTAGGATGCCGGGTGGCGGTGGGCGGCTCCCATCTTGACGCCGATCGCCGTGGTCTTTCCCCCGAACCCGAGGGGACCGATCCCGAGCCGGTTCAGGTCATCCAGCATGCGGGCCTCGAAGTCAGCGATTACCGCGTCGGCAGAGGTGTCGCCGAGCCTCCGCATCAGCTGCCGCTTCGAAAGCGCTGCGACCTGATCCTTGGCCCCTCCTATGGCAATACCGATTGTATAAGGAGAGCATCCCCTCCCCTGGGCCTTGAAGACAGCGTCGAGAACGCACTTCCTGACCCCCTCGAGGTCGCGCTCGGCCCGCACCTCGCTGCCGCCGATGGTGAGCACGGCGGGGAGCTTATAGACCTGTCCCAGGTTCTCGCTTCCCCCGCCCTTCAGCATGAGATCGACGGTCAGCATCTGTTCGTCGGTCTCGTCGATATAGATAAGCGGGAACGACGAACCGACATTATCGCCGGTGTTCTTTTCCGTTACGCTATCGACGGCATTGGCGCGGAGGGGGATCTTTTTGGTCGCAATACGGGTCGCGTCGATAATCACGTCCCGTATAACCCGGTGGCTCAGCCCGAGGGGAACCTTGACGAAGAAGACCGGGAACCCCGTATCCTGGCATATCGGGCGCGACTCGGTCCTCGCAATCGAGATATTGTTGAGGATAACCTCGAGCGACTCCCGCACACGGGGGTCTTCCTCGCGGAGAGAGGTCGCTCTCAGCGCCTCTTCGACATCGGTAGGGATCGACGTTGCTGCCTTCCGGTACAGCTCGACTATGCCGTC containing:
- a CDS encoding universal stress protein, which translates into the protein MQKILVAHDGSKSSDKALKKAIEIALSLNASLTVLAVVPELYLTELPEADRNRIFESLSEETRDAMEKIRKSLSGKSIEVKTLIRQGDPAEKIIETAQKMKVDMIVTGSHGRHGAKKFLLGSVSAKVVDYARCSVLVVK
- a CDS encoding diguanylate cyclase, coding for MDQLQRFKESLDMLQAGFIEVELDSEGTILWVNRHGIRELGFERAEQAAGSSFVRLLKSREQWTAFVQQTPAGEEPAAFIFHLKNKIIEGAFKKRETTASGVFNDITDRFVESEAIRHERNRLGNVLKTLSEGLILFDRAGTVREINQAALDLFGTTREEMVGKPYHAPPFALLNESGGRVARNDMPVYQVIKTGRPLGNIIRGIKKADGTVLWVNASVTPIMSAQDELEEIALVLTDVTRLFTLEQRNQRILETAKEGYWEIDLEGRISKVNRSLSRFLGYKEAELPGKSIYDLVDGEQGEALRRALEKRREGVSESYPVAFRSRNGREIYTMVSASPLADGSGRVTGEFAFITDLSVLRATYREIERQHSTISAINKAIVSYIRTDDISDPISHLLNVAVKVTGSEYGAVGSLGDAGEKKALQIIAMSGMKWRGSHRKKLYDKAMQRFDADGAFPCPFMDNLFGSVIQTKKAVISNHPDDPRRKGVPEGHLPLHTFLGIPFLWHDRVMGLIALANKKGGYAEHELELIETMAKSISLILYRDEERKASLQKDNVLNAIASFSRELTRALTEEEAYEIFRHYLLSLRKGSGRINALSFVAIDPARRRTIEILKHNDTGVKDLHHFPGLERCKSYIYSGTFLIKDLSKEYACPYQSAAAKTGSYCCTALNIGGSIAGILYMYSAQPGFFSEDIKETIDNFIALLTPVINTMRLLEANKKLALIDPLTGLYNRRYLETFMEKQLAIADRNNQLLSIVMFDIDNFKAFNDTHGHDAGDVALRSLAQAIAKNIRASDIGVRYGGEEFVIVLPNTDKMTALDVAERIRTAVEVMVIAISRTKRTKVTASFGIATYGMDAESLDALITKADAALYRAKRAGKNRTCLA
- a CDS encoding FumA C-terminus/TtdB family hydratase beta subunit — encoded protein: MDARRITTPLSPEDVLKLAVGDMLLLSGPVVTGRDKAHKFLVQERPASGEMPFSLEGGVIYHCGPIITRTDDTYRLIAAGPTTSMRVELYEPEVIKRYGIRGIIGKGGMGEGTREALKQHGCVYLHAVSGTAAYLADRIQRVVTGWKIEEFGAAEAMWLLEVADFPVIVTMDAHGNSLHREIEERSLVALKELLT
- a CDS encoding complex I NDUFA9 subunit family protein; amino-acid sequence: MLFIAGGTGFVGRHLIRSLTQGTYRARCLIRTPHKADLCSSSGFQTIAGDITDRESLRGALEGCSIAVHLVGIIEEKGSVTFEKVHVEGTRNLVEEAQRAKVRHVFYQSALGASVSAGQRYLKTKAEAEEIVKASGIPSTIFRPSLIIGPDDGFTEKLKTLVSLGPFVPVPGSGTAKFQPLSIDDWVRCFATVFPDSEHPPERGSAGSKIFEIGGPEHLTYNELLTQFMGAMGVRKPIRHIPMEMVKMSLPFAKLSSAFFGLLGKTIPTVTAEQLELLQADNICDRDAISKQFGFTPVTYREALKKFMPLIKES
- a CDS encoding fumarate hydratase, whose protein sequence is MLKLRDGIVELYRKAATSIPTDVEEALRATSLREEDPRVRESLEVILNNISIARTESRPICQDTGFPVFFVKVPLGLSHRVIRDVIIDATRIATKKIPLRANAVDSVTEKNTGDNVGSSFPLIYIDETDEQMLTVDLMLKGGGSENLGQVYKLPAVLTIGGSEVRAERDLEGVRKCVLDAVFKAQGRGCSPYTIGIAIGGAKDQVAALSKRQLMRRLGDTSADAVIADFEARMLDDLNRLGIGPLGFGGKTTAIGVKMGAAHRHPASYFVDVSFACWANRRGRLIW